A region of Ictalurus furcatus strain D&B chromosome 1, Billie_1.0, whole genome shotgun sequence DNA encodes the following proteins:
- the palmdb gene encoding palmdelphin, with translation MEEAELLRERLQAITEKRRIQEDIAKKRRTIEEEKLKLQYLKKKALREQWLMDGLSSQNEQEEEAMRAQAQEEQQQALLLQQQIYRIENEIEDLETEEMNISTNEELILKRLKEVERTAEDIIKGAASGNPESGGTDVNEGFFPIENQTQTELKTLFKTVTMETSEQSNTGNIPDYEMEVQEIELIENKDTTAEDEQICNDDVLFESLSAKVADAILADLPPTVTNGDEFEDVPAAKEALVLDDTNGELNRNESITSSVSDTPSSAESMYENEAMQKRQDSLKEEVLKNIVPVIEDAEDVDILDPLKAEFHEDMLDGLGCEVDESMLESFIREEVMSDISNESGQNPEDLEECLLVEIAAASSDSETDEKWRTIFSSSINKEDDDSYLDSLQLSAQELFIQKPEVKTGENQSDAQKEPEQDVPVEDSVLEQPASTPTYVQPTQEISYNLSTLFHGLSKISEDEEELGKGSANHKDFSPTCVKSDSDKKMPKDYCVIQEMKSENVSTEHVDFRVARKQWLQMEEQTKNLTHQPVIRAGTCQGNHNFMYTPVRNIDRQKKDAELENLALGRDYQHTQFSPCSEDSGVDDSSFRSPFDDPETPVEKEIRSAMEKEEIQRRERGMSKSYSSDSVPGKGKPVILNPGKLCQDVDEKRKMLEHQEDDCRLSPSTQMPSFIITSSPTRSQKHEMAANNVIILEPESCHQSPHHAGKLVTSKSADWRSEENPSVIILETSNLIIRSASELNLTSVSVVPEEKTFLNNPFFKLRSRSTLSLVDEEIKMVKQREEELKKERATIYSKDNFLASPNLLDSPYDKQDDIPIKCKSSPSSPMKTCKMDRSTLSCDHRFPEAYSGGRRKSAMALRWEAGEFANQ, from the exons AATAGAGAATGAGATTGAGGATCTTGAAACAGAGGAGATGAATATCTCCACAAATGAAGAGCTCATTTTAAAGCGGCTGAAGGAGGTGGAGAGGACAGCTGAGGACATTATAAAG GGAGCTGCAAGTGGGAATCCAGAATCTGGTGGCACAGACGTGAATGAAGGTTTCTTCCCCATTGAGAATCAGACACAAACAGAACTTAAGACCCTCTTCAAGACAGTCACCATGGAGACAAGTGAGCAATCCAACACAGGAAACATACCAGACTATGAGATGGAAGTCCAGGAGATCGAATTAATTGAGAACAAGGACACAACTGCTGAAGATGAACAGATTTGCAATGATGATGTTCTATTTGAATCCCTGAGTGCCAAAGTAGCTGATGCCATTTTAGCAGACTTGCCTCCCACAGTGACAAATGGTGATGAATTTGAAGATGTGCCTGCCGCTAAAGAAGCTTTAGTATTGGATGACACAAATGGTGAGCTTAATCGCAATGAATCTATTACCTCGTCTGTGTCTGATACACCATCTAGTGCTGAGAGTATGTATGAGAATGAGGCCATGCAAAAAAGGCAGGATTCCTTGAAAGAGGAAGTGTTGAAAAATATTGTGCCTGTAATAGAGGATGCTGAAGATGTAGATATACTAGACCCATTAAAAGCAGAATTCCATGAGGATATGTTAGATGGCTTAGGCTGTGAGGTAGATGAATCCATGTTGGAATCATTCATCCGAGAGGAAGTTAtgtcagacatctcaaatgagTCTGGTCAAAATCCTGAAGACCTGGAGGAATGTCTATTGGTAGAAATTGCTGCAGCATCATCTGACAGTGAGACTGATGAGAAATGGAGAACGATATTTTCTTCCTCCATTAATAAGGAGGATGATGACTCCTATCTTGACAGCCTTCAGCTAAGTGCACAAGAACTCTTCATTCAAAAGCCTGAAGTGAAAACTGGTGAAAACCAATCAGATGCACAGAAAGAGCCTGAACAGGATGTGCCTGTGGAGGATTCTGTGCTGGAGCAACCTGCAAGTACTCCAACTTATGTGCAGCCTACACAAGAGATCTCTTATAATCTCTCAACGCTATTCCATGGCTTGTCCAAAATAtctgaggatgaagaggagctTGGAAAGGGTTCTGCAAACCATAAAGACTTTTCACCTACTTGTGTCAAGTCAGACTCAGACAAGAAAATGCCAAAAGATTACTGTGTGATTCAAGAGATGAAGAGTGAAAATGTCAGTACAGAGCATGTGGATTTCAGAGTTGCCCGCAAACAGTGGCTGCAGATGGAGGAGCAAACAAAGAACCTCACACACCAGCCAGTTATCAGGGCTGGGACCTGCCAGGGCAATCACAACTTTATGTACACACCAGTGCGCAACATTGACAGGCAGAAGAAGGATGCTGAATTAGAGAATTTGGCACTTGGCAGAGACTACCAACATACCCAGTTTAGCCCCTGCTCAGAAGATTCAGGAGTAGATGACTCTAGTTTCAGGTCACCTTTTGATGACCCAGAGACCCCAGTAGAAAAAGAAATTCGCTCTGCCATGGAGAAAGAGGAAATCCAGAGACGTGAAAGAGGAATGTCCAAATCATACTCAAGTGACTCTGTGCCAGGAAAGGGAAAACCAGTCATCTTGAACCCTGGGAAATTATGTCAAGACGTTGACGAGAAGAGAAAGATGCTTGAGCATCAGGAAGACGACTGCAGATTATCCCCCAGCACCCAGATGCCATCGTTCATCATAACATCCTCCCCAACAAGATCACAGAAGCATGAAATGGCAGCGAACAACGTCATTATCCTCGAACCTGAATCTTGCCATCAAAGCCCACATCATGCTGGAAAGTTGGTGACATCTAAATCTGCTGATTGGAGGTCAGAGGAAAACCCCAGCGTAATTATACTGGAAACATCAAACCTAATTATTCGAAGTGCATCAGAGTTAAACCTGACCTCTGTCTCTGTGGTACCTGAAGAGAAAACCTTTCTTAACAACCCATTTTTCAAGCTGCGCTCCCGGAGCACCCTCTCTTTGGTTGATGAAGAGATTAAGATGGTAAAACAACGAGAGGAAgaactgaaaaaagaaagagcaacTATTTACTCTAAAGATAATTTCCTGGCTTCTCCCAATCTCCTGGATAGCCCATATGACAAACAAG ATGATATCCCAATCAAATGTAAATCATCCCCTTCATCCCCTATGAAGACGTGTAAGATGGATCGGTCAACCTTATCCTGTGATCACAGA TTTCCTGAGGCCTATTCTGGCGGTCGCCGTAAAAGTGCCATGGCCCTGCGGTGGGAGGCAGGAGAGTTTGCAAACCAGTAG